A single Marinitoga aeolica DNA region contains:
- a CDS encoding GGDEF domain-containing protein yields the protein MNKKRLKDLLFSNSFIIMVILGIIMIIIISVTENILFRHLYNSTIKGSIASISRYYNNGIKYLEFHSSNYEEILSETLDEAYSNYKKNNRQNIFSIPEIKFLKEKQIIKNVNYYIIDKNGIIIETDYTNDLGLNLSLRVPEYWRNLKKKLENDKKFIGKISFEVKTNNPRIYGYKVMENGNIFEVGLLLNEKNIPNFLKDISVIKFNFIEGIYTYNNSYIPFSSDYPLLDNEEKDIFSKLKYSDGEIKDYIIKEKSDGKKVYIYFKWRPSGDEKSFNFAALTKVEINFSDIVKVKNYLIYISMLVIGGFILIFAMVIGYNSRKVEKPLIRLIKNIENGKVEEVETNVLEIDTLIKYYSHLVTTLSKKISEEENELLNLKKKFEMIEKEKELLYDMALKDDLTKLFNKKGSIKVFQKIISNKESFCVIYISLDNYKSVLEQHGKNEANEMILELVGIIKKTIRDRDFVFRIGEEEFLIVLRYLNLEITQKILKRLVDFVKKFNITTDKVYKISISYGLLEYSGQDIESIFIDSKKRMKEMKDKKKELLRRLKNND from the coding sequence TTGAATAAAAAAAGATTGAAAGATTTATTATTTAGCAATTCATTTATTATAATGGTAATATTAGGAATAATAATGATTATAATTATTTCGGTAACAGAAAATATATTATTTAGACATTTGTATAATTCGACTATAAAAGGCTCCATTGCGTCTATCTCGAGATATTATAATAATGGTATAAAATATCTAGAATTTCATAGCAGTAATTATGAAGAGATTTTGTCAGAAACTCTGGATGAAGCATATTCGAATTATAAGAAGAATAATAGACAGAATATTTTTTCAATACCGGAAATAAAATTTTTGAAAGAAAAACAAATAATAAAAAATGTAAATTATTATATAATAGATAAGAATGGAATAATAATAGAAACTGATTATACAAATGATTTGGGGTTGAATTTGTCGTTAAGGGTTCCTGAATACTGGAGAAACTTGAAAAAAAAGTTAGAAAATGATAAAAAATTTATAGGGAAAATATCTTTTGAAGTAAAAACAAATAATCCAAGAATATATGGATATAAAGTAATGGAAAATGGTAATATATTTGAGGTTGGATTATTACTTAATGAAAAAAATATCCCTAATTTTTTGAAAGATATTTCTGTTATAAAATTCAATTTTATTGAGGGTATTTACACTTATAATAATTCATATATTCCGTTTTCATCAGATTATCCATTATTGGATAATGAAGAAAAGGATATTTTTAGCAAATTAAAATATTCTGATGGTGAAATAAAAGATTATATAATTAAAGAAAAATCTGATGGTAAGAAAGTATATATTTATTTTAAATGGAGACCATCTGGTGATGAAAAAAGTTTTAATTTTGCAGCTTTGACGAAAGTAGAAATAAATTTTTCAGATATTGTAAAAGTAAAGAATTATTTAATATATATTTCGATGCTGGTTATAGGTGGGTTTATTTTAATTTTTGCTATGGTTATAGGTTATAATTCAAGAAAAGTTGAAAAACCTTTGATTAGATTGATAAAAAATATTGAAAATGGGAAGGTAGAAGAAGTTGAAACGAATGTTTTAGAGATTGATACTTTAATTAAATATTACTCCCATTTAGTAACAACTCTTTCAAAGAAAATAAGTGAAGAGGAGAATGAATTATTAAATTTAAAAAAGAAATTCGAAATGATTGAAAAGGAAAAAGAACTTTTATATGATATGGCATTGAAAGATGATTTGACTAAATTATTTAATAAAAAAGGATCAATAAAAGTATTTCAAAAAATAATAAGTAATAAAGAGAGTTTTTGCGTAATATATATAAGTTTGGATAATTATAAAAGTGTATTGGAACAACATGGTAAAAATGAAGCAAATGAAATGATTTTAGAGTTAGTGGGGATTATAAAGAAGACTATTAGGGATAGAGATTTTGTTTTTAGAATAGGGGAAGAAGAGTTTTTAATTGTGTTAAGGTATTTAAACCTTGAGATAACTCAAAAGATTCTGAAAAGATTGGTAGACTTTGTAAAAAAGTTCAATATAACAACAGATAAAGTATATAAAATTTCAATTAGCTATGGCCTTTTAGAATATAGTGGCCAGGATAT
- a CDS encoding trigger factor: MQKEIISEEKNVKRYLIKFDKKEIDNAENQIVRELNQRYTFHGFRKGKVPKKVMKIKFGEDFIEMVREILIEKVENEFKDAKVLFGPYIESFALDNDYAEIEVLIHEHPEVVSTKFEELKVEVPTEKKVVEKFVEDRIKELLEENPILEEKEEPAEIGDLVKVKYTVLNEEGKELFKDKESEYVLYEEDKRPMVTDLIGKKKGDYVEINREFEDKKYLYQITVEGVYKRIVPELTDEIAKTLDAEVNSVLELKEKLSKEGAESFRVWKDDYIKNYILAELHKYVEIDVADETIDDFVEKTLERVKQNGKYDEEVEKHGGEENYINELKEQAIKSVKEMTIINKIAEENNLKVEEKELSESIHSFAHMYRIPHDKAREIIYSNAEILGNLMWDILSKKVAEHISKNVEVVEVENFEEKQNEENKEDEN; this comes from the coding sequence GTGCAAAAAGAAATTATTTCCGAAGAAAAGAATGTAAAAAGGTATCTTATCAAATTTGACAAAAAAGAAATTGATAATGCAGAAAACCAAATAGTTAGAGAATTAAACCAAAGATACACATTTCATGGATTCAGAAAAGGTAAAGTCCCAAAAAAAGTTATGAAAATTAAATTTGGTGAAGATTTTATAGAAATGGTTAGAGAAATTTTAATCGAAAAAGTTGAAAATGAATTTAAAGATGCGAAAGTTTTGTTTGGTCCATATATTGAATCATTTGCATTAGATAACGACTACGCTGAAATCGAAGTATTAATTCACGAACATCCTGAAGTTGTTTCAACCAAATTCGAAGAATTAAAAGTTGAAGTCCCTACAGAAAAAAAAGTTGTTGAAAAATTTGTAGAAGACAGAATCAAAGAATTATTAGAGGAAAATCCTATTTTAGAAGAGAAAGAAGAACCAGCTGAAATTGGAGATTTAGTAAAAGTAAAATACACTGTATTAAACGAAGAAGGAAAAGAATTATTCAAAGATAAGGAAAGTGAATACGTATTATACGAAGAAGACAAAAGACCTATGGTTACAGATTTAATTGGTAAAAAGAAAGGCGATTATGTGGAAATAAACAGAGAATTTGAAGATAAAAAATACTTATATCAAATAACTGTTGAAGGCGTCTATAAAAGAATTGTTCCAGAATTAACAGATGAAATTGCAAAAACATTAGATGCAGAAGTAAATTCAGTACTCGAATTAAAAGAAAAATTATCTAAAGAAGGTGCAGAATCATTTAGAGTATGGAAAGATGATTATATTAAAAATTATATCCTTGCTGAACTACATAAATATGTTGAAATTGATGTTGCCGATGAAACAATTGATGATTTTGTTGAAAAAACTTTAGAAAGAGTAAAACAAAACGGAAAATATGACGAAGAAGTTGAAAAACACGGCGGAGAAGAAAACTACATTAACGAATTAAAAGAACAAGCTATAAAATCAGTAAAAGAAATGACAATAATAAATAAAATTGCTGAAGAAAATAACTTAAAAGTTGAAGAAAAAGAATTGAGCGAATCTATACATTCTTTTGCACACATGTACAGAATTCCACATGATAAAGCAAGAGAAATAATTTATTCAAACGCTGAAATATTGGGAAATTTAATGTGGGATATTTTAAGTAAAAAAGTTGCTGAACATATTTCAAAAAATGTTGAAGTTGTTGAAGTAGAAAACTTCGAAGAAAAACAAAACGAAGAAAACAAAGAAGATGAAAATTAA
- a CDS encoding Tex family protein, translating to MNILEVISKDIKAKEWQVKNTIELLDNGNTIPFISRYRKEATGNLTEEDVRKISELYQYYTELEKRKESVIKSIEEQGKLTEDLKNKILNSMKLSEVEDLYLPYKKRKKTKADIAIENGLEPLAQKLLLQEITEIEKEAEKFINDKVPSIDEVLEGVKFIIGQYFAHNEKIRKTLRNDLLRFGKIESSKKKKFLEEKTKYDMYHEFSQEISRIPNYRVLSINRGEKDGVLSVKLTIEDKYIEKLYRNYLTRFPENNKVIKVGLDYGFKNMLFPSISNEVRNILTQRAEEKSIELFSKNLKELLLTPPLKNKRVLAIDPGYRTGCKVVALDESGKFLENNTIYPVPPQNDFENAEKIVLDLIKKYNLNLIVIGNGTASRETQKFIVDTVKKHNLNLKYIFADESGASVYSASKLAVKEFPDLDVTVRGAISIGRRIQDPLAEFVKIDPKSLGVGQYQHDMNQKLLKEKLENTVEHVVNLVGVNLNTASSALLQYISGITPKLAENIVKYREENGPFKSRNELLNVKGFGPKAFEQAAGFLRIFDGENPLEITGIHPESYEKTEELLKFFGFKKEDILDNEKLNLIRRELDKYTTNDKIKELSEKLDIGEYTLKDIISELKKPGRDLRDDLPQPLLYEDVLTLDDLKVGMILQGRVTNITDFGAFVDLGIKENGLIHKSNVSDKFIRHPSEVLSINQIVTVEILDIDKDLKRINLKLRS from the coding sequence ATGAATATTTTAGAGGTTATTTCAAAAGATATAAAAGCTAAAGAATGGCAGGTAAAAAATACTATAGAGTTGCTGGATAATGGAAATACAATTCCTTTTATTAGTAGATATAGAAAAGAAGCCACAGGAAATTTAACAGAAGAAGATGTTAGAAAAATTTCTGAATTGTACCAATATTATACGGAGTTAGAGAAAAGAAAAGAAAGCGTCATAAAATCCATAGAAGAACAGGGAAAATTAACAGAAGATTTGAAAAATAAAATATTAAATTCCATGAAGCTGAGCGAAGTTGAAGATTTATATTTGCCTTATAAAAAAAGAAAAAAAACTAAAGCAGACATTGCTATCGAAAATGGTTTAGAACCATTAGCACAAAAATTATTATTACAGGAAATAACAGAGATTGAAAAAGAAGCTGAAAAATTTATAAATGACAAAGTTCCTTCTATTGATGAAGTTTTAGAAGGGGTTAAATTTATTATAGGGCAGTATTTCGCCCACAATGAAAAAATAAGAAAAACTTTAAGAAATGATTTATTAAGATTTGGAAAAATAGAAAGCTCTAAGAAAAAGAAATTCTTAGAAGAAAAAACTAAATATGATATGTATCACGAATTTTCTCAAGAAATTTCAAGAATACCTAATTACAGAGTGCTCTCTATCAATAGGGGTGAAAAAGATGGTGTTTTAAGTGTCAAATTAACTATCGAAGATAAATATATTGAAAAATTATATAGAAATTATTTAACCAGATTTCCAGAAAATAATAAGGTTATAAAAGTAGGGCTCGATTACGGATTTAAAAATATGTTATTCCCATCTATTTCGAATGAAGTTAGAAATATTTTAACTCAACGTGCAGAAGAAAAATCAATTGAATTATTTTCTAAAAATTTAAAAGAATTATTACTTACACCACCTTTAAAAAATAAAAGAGTTTTAGCTATAGATCCAGGTTATAGAACAGGATGTAAGGTTGTAGCTTTAGATGAATCTGGTAAGTTTTTGGAAAATAATACTATTTATCCTGTTCCACCTCAAAATGATTTTGAAAATGCTGAAAAAATTGTTTTAGATCTAATTAAAAAATATAATTTGAATCTTATCGTAATAGGAAATGGAACTGCTTCTAGAGAAACGCAAAAATTTATCGTTGATACTGTTAAAAAACATAATTTGAATTTAAAATATATTTTTGCTGATGAGTCTGGTGCTTCTGTGTATTCCGCTTCAAAATTGGCTGTTAAAGAGTTTCCAGATCTTGATGTTACTGTAAGAGGAGCTATAAGTATCGGAAGAAGAATTCAAGATCCATTAGCAGAATTTGTAAAAATAGATCCAAAATCTCTTGGAGTTGGACAATATCAACACGATATGAATCAAAAATTATTAAAAGAAAAATTAGAAAATACCGTTGAACATGTAGTAAATCTTGTTGGTGTTAATTTAAACACTGCATCTTCAGCATTATTACAATATATTTCTGGTATTACACCAAAACTTGCAGAAAATATAGTAAAATATAGAGAAGAAAATGGTCCTTTTAAATCAAGAAATGAATTATTAAATGTTAAGGGATTTGGTCCAAAAGCTTTTGAACAGGCTGCTGGCTTTTTAAGAATATTTGATGGAGAAAATCCTTTAGAAATTACAGGTATTCACCCTGAAAGTTATGAAAAAACAGAAGAATTACTAAAATTTTTCGGATTCAAAAAAGAAGATATTCTTGATAATGAAAAATTAAATTTGATTAGAAGAGAATTGGATAAATATACAACCAATGACAAGATCAAAGAATTATCTGAAAAATTAGATATTGGAGAGTACACATTAAAAGATATTATTTCAGAATTAAAAAAACCCGGAAGAGATTTAAGAGATGATCTACCTCAACCATTATTATATGAAGATGTTCTAACTTTAGATGATTTAAAAGTTGGTATGATTTTACAAGGAAGAGTGACTAACATCACAGATTTTGGAGCATTTGTAGATCTTGGTATAAAAGAAAATGGTTTAATCCATAAATCAAATGTTTCAGATAAATTTATTAGGCATCCTTCTGAGGTTCTAAGTATAAATCAAATTGTTACTGTAGAAATTTTAGATATAGATAAAGATCTTAAAAGAATTAATTTAAAACTTAGATCATAA
- a CDS encoding sensor domain-containing diguanylate cyclase: MNDKVKNIIFEKHFENENMGILIIHKREVEYLNNAFKRIAKLFDVNLEEISPLEIYFDYKNYVKIKSDITKLHNLMDYINIFQNANNEISFKDVKEFKERYIEIGFEGVIIENEKYYVITVLDVTNEIKLLDYKYLEISKKISEISFKELSKLNFNSRRTYEKIFNVLKEYDIIKEIAIATLKDKNKIYIEFGIIDDIVLTGKEFLRSNKTLTSYVIDYNKKIYISDSLNYELPYGYKIHHVGARPKPYSVYGVPLKDENDEVYGAILYERPKNDRFTKLEFALLDEITYAIQSVIRFNNLYRELYQEKEKYYEMSIKDHLTKAYNRNFLGEYLKKIYEQSKRYGDLITISFIDIDDFKMINDIYGHDYGDMCLILFSEVVNENIRESDIFARYGGDEFIIIFPNTNIEDSKKIMNRIKEKLKHSEFPISISFGITELDETITLTENLKKVDTLMYEMKKTKKC; encoded by the coding sequence ATGAATGATAAAGTAAAGAATATTATATTTGAAAAGCATTTCGAAAATGAAAATATGGGGATATTGATAATTCACAAAAGAGAAGTTGAATATCTTAATAATGCATTTAAAAGAATAGCTAAATTATTTGATGTAAATTTAGAAGAAATTTCACCATTGGAGATTTATTTTGATTATAAAAACTATGTTAAAATAAAATCAGATATAACTAAACTGCATAATTTGATGGATTATATAAATATATTCCAAAATGCAAATAATGAAATTTCCTTTAAAGATGTAAAAGAATTTAAAGAAAGGTATATAGAAATTGGTTTTGAAGGTGTTATTATAGAAAATGAAAAATATTATGTAATAACAGTCTTAGATGTAACAAATGAAATAAAATTACTCGATTATAAATATCTTGAAATATCAAAAAAGATAAGTGAGATAAGTTTTAAAGAATTATCAAAATTAAATTTCAATAGTAGAAGAACGTATGAAAAGATATTTAATGTTTTAAAAGAATATGATATTATTAAAGAAATAGCTATAGCCACTTTGAAAGATAAAAACAAAATTTATATTGAATTTGGTATTATAGATGATATAGTTTTAACAGGAAAAGAATTTTTAAGAAGTAATAAAACATTGACTTCATACGTTATAGATTACAACAAAAAAATATATATTTCAGATTCTCTTAATTATGAGCTACCATATGGATATAAAATACACCATGTTGGTGCCAGGCCAAAACCATATAGTGTTTATGGCGTTCCATTAAAGGATGAAAATGATGAAGTATATGGAGCAATTTTGTATGAAAGACCTAAAAATGATAGATTTACAAAGTTGGAATTTGCATTGTTAGATGAAATAACATATGCAATTCAATCGGTTATAAGATTTAACAATCTATATAGAGAATTGTATCAGGAAAAAGAAAAATATTATGAAATGTCGATAAAAGACCATTTAACCAAAGCATATAATAGGAATTTTTTAGGGGAATATTTAAAAAAAATTTATGAACAAAGTAAAAGATATGGTGATCTCATAACAATAAGTTTTATAGATATAGATGATTTTAAAATGATAAATGATATTTATGGGCATGATTATGGAGATATGTGTTTAATTTTATTTTCTGAAGTTGTTAATGAAAATATCCGTGAATCTGATATTTTTGCAAGATATGGTGGAGACGAATTTATTATTATTTTTCCAAATACAAATATTGAAGATTCAAAAAAAATTATGAATAGAATAAAGGAAAAATTGAAACATTCGGAATTTCCAATAAGCATTTCTTTTGGAATAACGGAATTGGATGAAACGATAACTTTAACAGAAAACTTAAAAAAAGTAGATACATTGATGTATGAAATGAAAAAAACAAAAAAATGCTGA
- a CDS encoding amidohydrolase family protein, whose protein sequence is MFDILIKNAKLRNYKELKDIGIKGGRIVEISDNISDKSEKIIEAHGNLVTESFVNPHLHLCKVYTLMKMNEEALKDYHGENMGRAMTAIELAAEIKKQYDEKWIIPNVRKALNLAVENGVTHIRAFADVDSKAKLVGVKSLLKVKEEFKDKLYLEVVAFPQDGIVKEPGTYELIKEAIKLGADVVGGIPWIELTEEDEKEHIDKMFEIAKEFNKPISMLVDDAGDPGLKTLEMLAVKTLKEGFEGKVLAHHARAMSMYSTPYLMKLIELLKKARIGIITDPHTGPLHARVKELISEGALVALGQDDISDAYYPYGRNNMLEVAFLASHILWMTTQKDMEILYDMITINGAKSMGIKDFEIKEGNLANLVILKEKNILESLRNHEKPQYVIFKGNIL, encoded by the coding sequence ATGTTCGATATTTTAATTAAAAATGCAAAATTAAGGAATTATAAAGAGTTAAAAGATATTGGTATAAAAGGTGGTAGGATTGTTGAAATTTCAGATAATATTAGTGATAAATCAGAAAAAATCATTGAAGCTCATGGGAATTTAGTAACAGAATCTTTTGTTAATCCGCATCTTCACCTATGTAAAGTTTATACATTAATGAAAATGAATGAAGAAGCATTAAAAGATTATCATGGTGAAAATATGGGAAGAGCTATGACAGCTATTGAGCTTGCGGCAGAGATAAAAAAGCAATATGATGAAAAATGGATTATTCCAAATGTAAGAAAAGCATTAAACTTAGCAGTAGAAAATGGAGTGACCCATATAAGGGCTTTTGCAGATGTAGATAGTAAAGCTAAACTTGTAGGAGTAAAATCTTTGTTAAAAGTAAAAGAAGAATTTAAAGATAAATTGTATTTAGAAGTTGTAGCTTTTCCTCAAGATGGAATTGTAAAAGAACCAGGGACATATGAATTGATTAAAGAAGCAATAAAATTAGGTGCAGATGTTGTTGGAGGTATTCCGTGGATTGAATTAACCGAAGAAGATGAAAAAGAACATATCGATAAAATGTTTGAAATTGCTAAAGAATTTAATAAACCTATATCTATGTTAGTTGATGATGCTGGAGACCCTGGATTAAAAACACTTGAAATGTTAGCCGTAAAAACTTTAAAGGAAGGGTTTGAAGGAAAAGTATTGGCTCATCACGCCAGAGCAATGTCTATGTATTCTACACCATACTTAATGAAGTTAATAGAATTATTAAAAAAAGCAAGAATTGGAATTATAACAGATCCTCATACTGGGCCACTTCATGCAAGAGTAAAAGAATTAATTTCAGAAGGAGCATTAGTAGCATTAGGACAAGATGATATTTCGGATGCTTATTATCCTTATGGAAGGAATAATATGCTTGAAGTAGCTTTTTTAGCATCTCATATTTTATGGATGACAACACAAAAAGATATGGAAATATTATATGATATGATAACTATTAACGGAGCTAAAAGTATGGGAATAAAAGATTTTGAAATAAAAGAAGGGAATTTAGCTAATTTGGTAATATTAAAAGAGAAAAATATATTAGAATCATTGAGAAATCATGAAAAACCGCAATATGTTATATTTAAAGGAAATATATTATAA
- a CDS encoding 8-oxoguanine deaminase gives MKKLFKNISYLATFDNKDTELENAYIYIEDNVIKDMGTGDPDLEADEIINCKDMLIMPGFVNTHHHLYQSLTRNVKGAQNAKLFDWLVFLYERWKFIDREGFYISSIIANYEMMKTGVTTTTDHLYLYPYGLNEAIDAEIEGAMRTGIRFHPTRGSMSMSKKDGGLPPDSVVQTEKEIIKESIRVIEKYHNPEKYSMLRIALAPCSPFSVTADLMKETVKIAEEYDVLMHTHVAETLDEDKYCLEKFGKKPVDYMEELGWLNPRAWFAHLVWLSDSDIEKLAKNDVGMAHCPSSNMRLGSGIAPVTKMKDKIRIGIAVDGSASNDTNNMIAEIRNALLLQRVKYGADALTVKEALKMGTIGGARVLRMDDYIGSIEIGKAADFIGFNLNRLEFAGGLDDPLGAVLMCDGKQVDLNVINGEIRVKDGKILDEELPRLIEKHNEISKKVINSL, from the coding sequence ATGAAAAAGTTATTTAAAAACATATCATATCTTGCAACTTTTGATAATAAAGATACGGAACTTGAAAATGCATATATTTATATTGAGGATAATGTAATTAAGGATATGGGTACAGGTGATCCTGATTTAGAAGCAGATGAAATAATTAATTGTAAAGATATGCTTATAATGCCAGGGTTTGTAAATACACATCATCATTTATATCAATCATTAACAAGAAATGTTAAAGGAGCTCAAAATGCAAAACTATTTGATTGGTTAGTTTTTTTATATGAAAGATGGAAATTTATTGATAGGGAAGGATTTTATATTAGTTCTATTATTGCTAATTATGAAATGATGAAAACAGGGGTTACTACTACAACTGATCATTTATATTTATATCCATATGGATTAAATGAAGCTATAGATGCAGAAATAGAAGGAGCAATGAGAACGGGAATAAGATTTCATCCAACGCGTGGAAGTATGTCTATGAGTAAAAAAGATGGTGGATTACCTCCAGATAGTGTTGTTCAAACTGAAAAAGAAATAATAAAAGAGAGTATTAGAGTTATAGAAAAATATCATAACCCTGAAAAATATTCAATGTTAAGAATAGCATTAGCTCCGTGTTCTCCATTTTCTGTAACAGCAGATCTTATGAAAGAAACTGTGAAAATAGCAGAAGAATACGATGTATTAATGCATACGCATGTAGCTGAAACATTAGATGAAGATAAGTATTGTTTAGAAAAATTTGGCAAAAAACCTGTTGATTATATGGAAGAATTAGGTTGGCTTAATCCGAGAGCTTGGTTTGCTCATCTTGTTTGGTTGAGCGATTCAGATATTGAAAAATTGGCAAAAAATGATGTAGGTATGGCACATTGTCCTTCTTCAAACATGCGTTTAGGTTCTGGGATTGCACCAGTAACAAAAATGAAGGATAAAATAAGAATAGGGATAGCTGTAGATGGAAGCGCAAGTAATGATACTAATAATATGATTGCAGAAATAAGGAACGCATTATTATTGCAAAGGGTAAAATACGGTGCGGATGCTTTAACTGTAAAAGAAGCATTAAAAATGGGAACAATAGGTGGAGCAAGAGTTCTAAGAATGGATGATTATATTGGAAGTATAGAAATTGGTAAAGCTGCTGATTTTATTGGATTTAATTTAAACAGATTAGAATTTGCTGGAGGACTTGATGATCCACTTGGAGCTGTTTTAATGTGTGATGGAAAACAAGTTGATTTGAATGTTATTAATGGGGAAATAAGAGTTAAAGATGGAAAAATTCTTGATGAGGAATTACCAAGATTAATAGAAAAACACAATGAAATATCAAAAAAAGTTATAAATAGTTTATAA
- a CDS encoding pyridoxal-phosphate dependent enzyme has protein sequence MKRVPIVGPTYEEMLHPEKIDPEIRQRAIEMKEKDPLHPINLFNISWKDENNEIRYFVMPKELTGVEANIIVLYAKDFPSGSHKVGATYSVLMEKTITHEVDPSIHKLVWPSTGNYGIGGAFVSSRMNYDSLVLLPEEMSKERFEIIRKYGSEVIPTPGCESNVKEIYDKSKELYESDPEHIRILNQFEAFGNYRFHYYVTGNTMIETVKRYHIGNERIAAIVLGVGSAGTIASGDRVKQEFPETKVVAMEPVQCPTISLNGYGGHDIQGIGDKHVTWIHNVMNNDAVVLVDDIDSKKMLQVLTDEEGKKFLKEFVDPEMVEYISDKFGISGVANVIGAIKMAKFYNLKSDDNIFVVATDNIDRYHSVMEQMTKTYGKLDRAEAKSRVERIFLYQETSGIFEGDKYNRERWHNLKYYTWIEQQGKTLEELNAQKEQKYWKEHQRKVEEMDKMLEQYREEHKATLRKVWLDE, from the coding sequence ATGAAAAGAGTGCCAATAGTAGGACCAACTTATGAAGAGATGTTACATCCAGAAAAAATTGATCCAGAAATCAGACAAAGAGCTATTGAAATGAAAGAGAAAGATCCTCTTCATCCAATTAATTTATTTAACATATCCTGGAAGGATGAGAATAATGAAATAAGGTATTTTGTTATGCCTAAGGAATTAACAGGTGTAGAGGCAAATATTATCGTGTTATATGCAAAAGATTTTCCATCTGGAAGTCATAAAGTGGGAGCAACATATTCTGTATTAATGGAAAAGACTATTACACACGAAGTTGATCCATCTATTCACAAATTAGTATGGCCGTCAACAGGAAATTATGGTATAGGTGGTGCATTTGTTAGTTCAAGAATGAATTATGATTCTCTTGTATTATTGCCAGAAGAAATGAGTAAAGAAAGATTTGAAATAATAAGAAAGTATGGATCAGAGGTTATTCCAACACCTGGTTGTGAATCAAATGTAAAAGAAATTTATGATAAATCAAAAGAACTATATGAATCAGATCCGGAACACATAAGGATTTTGAATCAATTCGAAGCTTTTGGAAATTATAGATTCCATTATTATGTAACTGGAAACACAATGATAGAAACTGTTAAAAGATATCATATTGGTAATGAAAGAATCGCTGCAATAGTGTTGGGTGTAGGGTCTGCAGGAACAATTGCAAGTGGAGATAGAGTAAAACAAGAATTTCCTGAGACTAAGGTTGTAGCTATGGAACCAGTTCAATGTCCAACAATTTCATTAAATGGTTATGGAGGACATGATATTCAAGGAATTGGAGATAAACACGTTACATGGATTCATAACGTTATGAATAATGATGCGGTTGTGTTAGTAGATGACATTGACAGTAAAAAAATGCTTCAAGTTTTAACAGACGAAGAAGGTAAAAAATTCTTAAAAGAATTTGTTGATCCAGAAATGGTAGAATATATTTCAGATAAATTTGGTATTTCAGGTGTTGCGAATGTAATTGGGGCTATAAAAATGGCTAAATTCTATAATTTAAAATCTGATGATAATATTTTTGTGGTTGCTACTGACAATATAGATAGATATCATTCTGTTATGGAACAAATGACAAAAACATATGGAAAACTTGATAGAGCAGAAGCAAAATCAAGAGTAGAGAGAATATTCCTTTATCAGGAAACATCAGGCATATTTGAAGGAGATAAATATAATAGAGAAAGATGGCACAACTTAAAATATTATACATGGATTGAACAACAGGGAAAAACATTAGAAGAACTGAATGCACAAAAAGAACAAAAATATTGGAAAGAGCATCAAAGAAAAGTAGAGGAAATGGATAAAATGCTAGAACAATATAGAGAGGAACATAAAGCAACTTTAAGGAAGGTGTGGCTTGACGAATGA